One region of Oreochromis aureus strain Israel breed Guangdong linkage group 19, ZZ_aureus, whole genome shotgun sequence genomic DNA includes:
- the LOC116310456 gene encoding kelch repeat and BTB domain-containing protein 11, with the protein MTEGHRQGGGAVTVEADAILHTANSDFITLTDKNRNLCPGFVQGFLQDEPGFSPPPGFEKEYLLDGRLMENNHTDNQKGGSSYISSADRFHLSGDKESPEAPPHTGSNHIAGMRQNCAGGEIPNGARAKVSYSADSSIHLPSQAQKEADQPVLKSILAHRDGSQEAGNTQPQSEPDLVIEVGGQTINAHRSVLAEKSDYFKARLSRNILKVKGISYKTLSTLIDYVYTSNISVSKDNVVDVITGAKILQIPCAVQAAMDSMSEQITAENCYEILTIAKKQRLSELKETAYGFMSDNFLQVLKDPAAYGRLTGSERDLILKKRMEGRKTLMVAEINDVFDRVGSRPPSRCGSRPQSPLSVGSLEENHMIYHFNETANDWRPLTAMPEDINTKGCGICTMFNYLFVAGGIKGYGDKGKVSDKVFCYNPITNRWAEVRPLNQARAQLKLVSMDGYLYAIGGECLFTVEKYDPRMDRWTTVAPLPKGAFAVAHEATTCSGEIYVSGGSLFYRLLKYDPKRDEWQECPYNNSRKKSTDMVALKSFIYRFDVSREQGINVFKYNTIVKMWHDCMSQRLGSHLPFRCAVIGNCIYCVNKSQTLQFVVEEENAYFVEETLRAPLEAKGILFPFVLTLPEKPEKVA; encoded by the coding sequence ATGACTGAGGGCCACAGGCAGGGAGGAGGGGCTGTCACTGTGGAGGCTGATGCCATCCTCCACACAGCGAACTCTGACTTTATCACGCTTACTGACAAAAACAGGAATTTATGTCCAGGGTTTGTCCAGGGATTCCTGCAAGATGAGCCTGGCTTCAGCCCTCCTCCAGGGTTTGAAAAGGAATACCTGCTGGATGGAAGACTGATGGAGAATAACCACACTGATAACCAGAAAGGTGGCAGCTCGTACATCTCGAGTGCTGATCGGTTTCACCTTTCAGGTGACAAGGAAAGTCCAGAAGCCCCACCTCACACTGGCTCCAATCACATTGCTGGCATGCGGCAAAACTGTGCAGGTGGCGAAATCCCCAACGGCGCCCGAGCTAAAGTGTCCTACAGTGCAGATTCCTCCATACACCTGCCCAGCCAGGCCCAAAAGGAAGCCGATCAGCCGGTTCTAAAATCAATCCTGGCGCACAGGGACGGCAGCCAGGAAGCTGGAAACACACAACCCCAAAGTGAGCCTGACTTAGTCATAGAGGTAGGTGGGCAGACGATCAACGCTCACAGGTCTGTCCTAGCTGAGAAGAGTGACTACTTCAAAGCACGGCTGTCACGCAACATCCTGAAAGTGAAGGGCATCAGTTATAAGACTTTGTCCACGTTGATAGACTATGTTTACACTTCAAACATCAGTGTTAGCAAAGACAATGTAGTCGATGTCATCACGGGGGCTAAAATCCTGCAGATCCCCTGTGCCGTCCAGGCAGCTATGGACTCCATGTCTGAACAAATCACGGCGGAGAACTGCTACGAGATCCTCACCATCGCCAAGAAGCAGCGGCTGAGTGAACTGAAGGAGACCGCCTACGGATTCATGAGCGACAACTTCCTCCAGGTCCTCAAAGACCCCGCCGCGTACGGACGTTTGACGGGATCCGAGAGAGATCTGATTCTGAAGAAGAGAATGGAGGGGAGGAAGACTCTGATGGTTGCAGAGATAAACGATGTGTTCGACCGAGTTGGAAGCCGGCCCCCGAGTCGCTGTGGCAGCCGGCCACAGAGCCCCTTGTCGGTGGGGTCTTTGGAGGAGAACCATATGATTTACCACTTTAACGAGACAGCAAATGACTGGAGACCTTTGACTGCCATGCCCGAGGACATAAATACTAAAGGCTGTGGGATCTGCACCATGTTTAACTACCTGTTTGTGGCCGGGGGAATAAAAGGCTACGGGGACAAAGGCAAGGTTTCAGACAAGGTCTTCTGTTACAACCCTATAACCAACCGCTGGGCCGAGGTCAGACCTCTGAACCAGGCCCGTGCCCAGCTAAAGCTCGTCTCTATGGATGGCTATCTGTATGCCATTGGAGGGGAATGTTTGTTTACAGTGGAAAAATATGACCCTCGAATGGACCGCTGGACGACAGTAGCCCCCTTGCCCAAGGGAGCCTTTGCAGTGGCCCATGAGGCAACCACCTGCAGTGGAGAAATTTACGTATCGGGCGGCTCTCTTTTCTACCGCCTCCTCAAGTACGACCCTAAGAGAGACGAGTGGCAGGAGTGCCCCTACAACAACAGCAGGAAGAAGTCCACTGACATGGTGGCGCTGAAAAGCTTCATCTATCGCTTTGACGTCAGCCGAGAGCAGGGGATCAACGTCTTCAAGTACAACACCATCGTGAAAATGTGGCACGACTGCATGTCGCAGAGGCTCGGGAGTCACTTACCCTTCAGGTGTGCCGTCATCGGGAACTGCATCTACTGCGTGAACAAAAGCCAGACTCTCCAGTTTGTAGTGGAGGAGGAGAACGCCTACTTTGTTGAGGAGACGCTGAGGGCACCTCTGGAGGCAAAAGGCATTCTTTTTCCGTTTGTTCTCACTTTGCCCGAAAAGCCTGAAAAAGTTGCGTag